From Pedobacter aquae:
ATATGGCAGTATAGCCGCTTAAAATAACTCTTACATCTACCAGCATTCCCACACTTATTAAAAAGAAAGGGATAAATATGGCATTACCTACAAATTCTAACCTGTTCATCAAAGCTGATGAATGAGGAATAAGCCTGTTTAATGCTAAACCAGCCATAAATGCCCCAATAATTGGCTCTACACCTGCAACTTCTGCTAAGAAAGCTGATAAGAAGACTAAGGAAAGCACAAATACATAATTAGATGTTTTATCGCCATCCATACGGTTAAAAAACCACTTGGCAATACGAGGTAAAATCAAGAATATAATCAATAAAAATATGCTTAACGATATACCCAATTTCATCCAAAACTGTGTTGTTAAACCTCCGTTAGCAGAGCCTACAATGATAGCCAAGATAATTAAAACTGCAGTATCTGTTAAAATAGTGCCACCAACGGATATGGCTACGGCAGGGTTTTTAGTAACACCAAATTTAGTAACAATAGGGTAGGCCACTAAAGTATGGGTAGCAAACATACTGGCTATTAAAAAACTAGCATTTAAATCGTAACCTAAAATATAATAGCATGCTGGTAAGCCTAAAGCAATGGGAATGATAAAGGTGAAAAATCCGAAGCCTAAACTTTTAAACTGATTTTTCTTAAACTCGTTCATATCTAACTCTATACCAGCAATAAACATGATATATAATAAACCTATGGTAGAGAATAAATCAACTGCCGAGTTTTTAGCTAAAAGGTTAACACCATGTGGACCAATAACAACGCCAGACAAAATAAGCCCTATGGTGCCAGGTATTTTAAGTCTCCTAAGTAAAATAGGAGATAATAAAATGATGAATAAGATGAGTGAGAATATTAATACAGGATTTTGTAACGGCAGCTCAAATTCATGTATTAGGTGCTCAAAAAAGTCGATATTCATAGCCTCTAAGATAGGTAATAATAATAAAAGAGAATTATTATTTCTTAGGATTTGCCGCTTTTAAGATGTTTTTATCTCTCGAAATCTAAACGTAAAGAAAAAACATTGCTGTAAAGTGCGTCGCTTTGGTTGCCTACATTGGTTAAAGCATAATCAATAGAAAAATTCTTAATTCTAATACCTAAACCAATATTTGGTTGTATGCTATAGGTTTGTTTGCCTTCAAAATCGCTAATTTTTTGGATATTTCCAATGCCACTTCTAAGGTAAACGGTTTTTTTAAAATCGGCTTCTAGGCCAATGGTTGGGTCTATACTTACTGGGTCGGCAGAGAGCAGTACATTTCTTTGCCCATCTGTAGTTAAATTAAGATTGGTCTCTGTAGTCAATCCAAATTTATCTCCAAAAGCTTTATAATAGGCGGCGCCTAAAACAATTCTGGGTAAGGTAGTTTCGGTAGAGTTTTGCGGAATATCATTTCCCGTTGCGGTATATACACTTCCAAATTTATCTGGATTGTAGCTCCAAGCATTAAAAGTGGTGGTAATATCTCTGCCAACGGCAGAAAAAATGAAGTTATTTAATTTGTATTGAGCGCCAACATCAAAGCCAAAACCCCAAGATTTTCCGTATTCCCCAACCTTTCTATGGATAACTTTTACATTAGCACCATAGCTAAGGCCGTTTTCATCGCTTTGTCTTCCTCTGTGGTTGCGGGCATAGCTAAACATAAAAGCATAATCTGCCGCAGAGAAAGAACGTACCCTATCGTAATTGATGCTACCATCGGCGCTTATTAATTCTGAAGTATCAGGAATATCATCTACACCAAATCTTATGACAGATACGCCTACAACAGCAGTATTATCGGCAACAAAAGTTGCAAAGCCTGCATAGTCATACTTGGCAATTCCGGCAAAGTAAGAAGAGTGCATTAAACTGGCTTGCGCATTGGTTCTCATTCTGGTTAGGCCGGCAGGGTTCCAATAGCCTGCTGTTACATCATTTGCAGATGAAGCTACCGAGCCAGACATACCAAACGCTCTAGAGCCAATACCAATCTGTAAAAATTCATTAGAATATTTTCTAGTTTGGGCTTGTGCAAAAAATGGTATCGTTAAAAGTAAGATTAAGAAGCGTTTAGTCATCCAGTAATTGCCGTTCTATCTCGTCAAATATAATTATAAATTTTTCTTCGATATCAAAAATATAATCAATTAAAACTTGGGTAAGTTTATTTTCTTGCTCGGGATGAAGTGGGTTAGGCCATACCCGCATGAAAATCCTTTTCAAAGCATAACTAATATTTGCAACATCTATATAACTTTTAAGGTATTGCTCTTTCTTAAATAGCTCAAAAAATTTAAAAAATTTCTCTTGTTCTGGTGCATTGTTGAGGTTTAAAAAATCTGTTATATGATTTTTAGATACAGCATTTAAATGGAAATAAAGTTTTGCAGCATCTATTTTTTGATGTTTCAATAGCAAGTGGTCTAAAATTAGTTCTATGGCGATATGACCTGCAAAAAATGGTTTTATAGGCGTATCTTTTAATGTTTCTTTTATTTTTAACTTAAGTTGATGCTGATGTTCTAGAAAAAAGCTGGCATTATGAAATAGCTTATCTACATCAAGATGTTTTTTCCACCCTTTTAAAATGGCTATTTCATGTGGCTGTTTAAATTTGTCTTGGTCTTTTTCTGGAAAGATGTTACTGCTTTTATCTGCATTCTTTAATAAATCGGGCAAAATGCTCCCTAAAACTTCATAAGAATTGGTATTGTAACGGTCAAAATAATAGTGCGAAAGGAAATTCATCTTTAATAGTTAAACCAATTCTATCTAAATCTTATATTTGCCACCTTGTTAATATAGTAAAAATTTAAATCTTATAAGATGAATTTTGTTGAAGAATTACGCTGG
This genomic window contains:
- a CDS encoding putative type IX sorting system protein PorV2, translating into MTKRFLILLLTIPFFAQAQTRKYSNEFLQIGIGSRAFGMSGSVASSANDVTAGYWNPAGLTRMRTNAQASLMHSSYFAGIAKYDYAGFATFVADNTAVVGVSVIRFGVDDIPDTSELISADGSINYDRVRSFSAADYAFMFSYARNHRGRQSDENGLSYGANVKVIHRKVGEYGKSWGFGFDVGAQYKLNNFIFSAVGRDITTTFNAWSYNPDKFGSVYTATGNDIPQNSTETTLPRIVLGAAYYKAFGDKFGLTTETNLNLTTDGQRNVLLSADPVSIDPTIGLEADFKKTVYLRSGIGNIQKISDFEGKQTYSIQPNIGLGIRIKNFSIDYALTNVGNQSDALYSNVFSLRLDFER
- a CDS encoding ACP phosphodiesterase yields the protein MNFLSHYYFDRYNTNSYEVLGSILPDLLKNADKSSNIFPEKDQDKFKQPHEIAILKGWKKHLDVDKLFHNASFFLEHQHQLKLKIKETLKDTPIKPFFAGHIAIELILDHLLLKHQKIDAAKLYFHLNAVSKNHITDFLNLNNAPEQEKFFKFFELFKKEQYLKSYIDVANISYALKRIFMRVWPNPLHPEQENKLTQVLIDYIFDIEEKFIIIFDEIERQLLDD